From the genome of Oxyura jamaicensis isolate SHBP4307 breed ruddy duck chromosome 2, BPBGC_Ojam_1.0, whole genome shotgun sequence, one region includes:
- the TFPI2 gene encoding tissue factor pathway inhibitor 2 isoform X1, which yields MAAGRRLPLPALLLPLACAALAPRSLTEKQRACLLPPDDGPCRALVPRWYYDRYTQSCQEFTYGGCHGNANNFLTLDDCEKSCWTIKKVPKLCRMEADGGPCRGHIKRYAFNLSSMRCEEFIYGGCYGNGNNFRDLQSCVDHCLPEKTGPLLCYSPKDEGLCSSSVPRYYYDTKSKSCKEFKYTGCGGNANNFVTETDCYNVCGKAGSQKPAMKKPTDVFRRKMMRKLIKKPQMRNLKS from the exons ATGGCCGccggccgccgcctcccgctgcccgcgctgctgctgccgctggcCTGCGCCGCCCTGGCGCCTCGCAGCCTCACAG AGAAGCAGCgagcctgcctgctgccccccgACGACGGCCCCTGCCGCGCCCTGGTGCCGCGCTGGTACTACGACAGGTACACGCAGAGCTGCCAGGAGTTCACCTACGGGGGCTGCCACGGAAACGCCAACAACTTCCTCACCCTCGACGACTGCGAGAAGAGCTGCTGGACCATCAAGA AAGTGCCCAAATTATGCCGGATGGAGGCTGACGGAGGACCTTGCAGAGGTCATATAAAAAGATACGCCTTTAACTTGAGCTCAATGAGGTGTGAGGAGTTCATCTATGGTGGCTGTTACGGGAACGGCAACAACTTCAGAGATTTGCAGTCATGTGTGGACCACTGCCTGCCAGAGAAAA CTGGTCCTTTGCTATGCTATAGCCCGAAGGATGAAGGATTGTGTTCTTCTTCTGTGCCTCGCTATTACTATGACACCAAGAGTAAATCATGTAAGGAGTTCAAATACACTGGCTGTGGTGGAAATGCCAATAACTTTGTTACTGAAACAGATTGCTACAATGTCTGTGGGAAag cagGGAGTCAGAAACCAGCCATGAAAAAGCCAACAGATGTATTCCGCAGAAAGATGATGCgaaaactgattaaaaagcCTCAGATGCGTAACCTGAAGTCTTAA
- the TFPI2 gene encoding tissue factor pathway inhibitor 2 isoform X2, producing the protein MAAGRRLPLPALLLPLACAALAPRSLTEKQRACLLPPDDGPCRALVPRWYYDRYTQSCQEFTYGGCHGNANNFLTLDDCEKSCWTIKKVPKLCRMEADGGPCRGHIKRYAFNLSSMRCEEFIYGGCYGNGNNFRDLQSCVDHCLPEKTGPLLCYSPKDEGLCSSSVPRYYYDTKSKSCKEFKYTGCGGNANNFVTETDCYNVCGKGSQKPAMKKPTDVFRRKMMRKLIKKPQMRNLKS; encoded by the exons ATGGCCGccggccgccgcctcccgctgcccgcgctgctgctgccgctggcCTGCGCCGCCCTGGCGCCTCGCAGCCTCACAG AGAAGCAGCgagcctgcctgctgccccccgACGACGGCCCCTGCCGCGCCCTGGTGCCGCGCTGGTACTACGACAGGTACACGCAGAGCTGCCAGGAGTTCACCTACGGGGGCTGCCACGGAAACGCCAACAACTTCCTCACCCTCGACGACTGCGAGAAGAGCTGCTGGACCATCAAGA AAGTGCCCAAATTATGCCGGATGGAGGCTGACGGAGGACCTTGCAGAGGTCATATAAAAAGATACGCCTTTAACTTGAGCTCAATGAGGTGTGAGGAGTTCATCTATGGTGGCTGTTACGGGAACGGCAACAACTTCAGAGATTTGCAGTCATGTGTGGACCACTGCCTGCCAGAGAAAA CTGGTCCTTTGCTATGCTATAGCCCGAAGGATGAAGGATTGTGTTCTTCTTCTGTGCCTCGCTATTACTATGACACCAAGAGTAAATCATGTAAGGAGTTCAAATACACTGGCTGTGGTGGAAATGCCAATAACTTTGTTACTGAAACAGATTGCTACAATGTCTGTGGGAAag GGAGTCAGAAACCAGCCATGAAAAAGCCAACAGATGTATTCCGCAGAAAGATGATGCgaaaactgattaaaaagcCTCAGATGCGTAACCTGAAGTCTTAA
- the LOC118162952 gene encoding guanine nucleotide-binding protein G(I)/G(S)/G(O) subunit gamma-11, whose amino-acid sequence MPAINIEDLSEKDKLKMEVEQLRKEVKLERQPVSKCSEEIKNYIEERSGEDPLVKGVPEDKNPFKEKGGCVIA is encoded by the exons ATGCCGGCCATCAACATCGAGGACCTGAGCGAGAAGGACAAACTGAAAATGGAAGTGGAGCAGCTGCGGAAAGAAGTCAAGCTGGAGAGGCAGCCG GTGTCCAAGTGCTCCGAGGAGATCAAGAACTACATCGAGGAGCGGTCGGGCGAGGACCCGCTGGTGAAGGGCGTCCCTGAGGACAAGAACCCCTTCAAGGAGAAAGGCGGCTGTGTCATCGCCTGA